GCGCTCAGAAGTCAGTGGGTTGCGGTTATGGGGGCTGTTCGCCGCCCGGTTTGGTACGCCGCAGGCATTCTTTACCGATCACTTCGTGCATAACTATTGCCCATTGCTGTTCCTGGAGAATACGAAATCCGGCAAGAACGTGACGCCGGAACAACTGCCGGGATCGGATACGGCGGCATTGTTTTCTCTCTGCGATGAGTACCTGCGTCAGTTGGTGGTCCTGCTCAAGGTGGAGTGGGCCATCGGGGTCGGTGGCTTTGCCGAGGAACGCCTGGCGCTGGCGCTGCAAGGGTGCAACGTAAAAATTGGAAAAGTGTTGCATCCCAGCCCGGCCAGTCCGGCGGCCAATCGGGATTGGGCCGGAACCGCCACGCGGCAGCTTGAAGCCCAGGGCGTATGGCCAAGGAATAACACGGGGTAACCACCGCCACCTTCAGCCAGAAGAACCCATGTCCGCAAAACCTCCAACGAATTCGCCGTCAGCCACC
This window of the Verrucomicrobiota bacterium genome carries:
- a CDS encoding uracil-DNA glycosylase family protein, which codes for MDANAHLPSLIAATQALARAVDGFQFPGGYVYNPLRYAWEPHQMYLSRYTGAPKRVLFLGMNPGPFGMAQTGVPFGEIKAVRDWMGIEAPVGKPPREHPGKPVLGFQCPRSEVSGLRLWGLFAARFGTPQAFFTDHFVHNYCPLLFLENTKSGKNVTPEQLPGSDTAALFSLCDEYLRQLVVLLKVEWAIGVGGFAEERLALALQGCNVKIGKVLHPSPASPAANRDWAGTATRQLEAQGVWPRNNTG